The following coding sequences are from one Saccopteryx bilineata isolate mSacBil1 chromosome 3, mSacBil1_pri_phased_curated, whole genome shotgun sequence window:
- the ELOVL1 gene encoding very long chain fatty acid elongase 1 isoform X1 has translation MRKWQAGWPWGLLSGPAPSEPSTAACLAPHCEASGVVLSGLCPVCGSEVGWGGHSQPWLTPTFQTSPEPLARMEAVMNVFQEMVKLGDPRILGYPLMGSPLLMTSILLTYVYFVLSLGPRIMANRKPFQLRGFMVVYNFSLVALSLYIVYEFLMSGWLSSYTWRCDPVDFSNNPEALRMVRVAWLFLFSKFIELMDTVIFILRKKDGQVTFLHVFHHSVLPWSWWWGVRIAPGGMGSFHAMINSSVHVIMYLYYGLSALGPKAQPYLWWKKHMTAIQLIQFVLVSLHISQYYFMPSCNYQYPVIIHLIWMYGTIFFVLFSNFWYHSYTKGKRLPRAVQQNGAPGTAKVKAN, from the exons ATGAGGAAGTGGCAGGCAGGCTGGCCCTGGGGACTTCTCTCTGGCCCTGCTCCCTCCGAGCCATCCACTGCAGCCTGCCTGGCCCCCCACTG TGAGGCATCGGGAGTTGTCTTGTCTGGTCTGTGTCCTGTCTGTGGGTCAGAAGTAGGATGGGGGGGACACAGTCAGCCCTGGCTGACACCCACCTTTCAAACCTCCCCAGAGCCATTAGCCAGGATGGAGGCTGTTATGAATGTGTTCCAGGAGATGGTGAAGCTTGGAG ATCCCCGGATACTGGGCTACCCTTTGATGGGGTCCCCTTTGCTAATGACCTCCATTCTTCTGACTTATGTGTACTTCGTTCTCTCACTTGGGCCTCGAATCATGGCCAATCGGAAGCCCTTCCAGCTGCGTGGCTTCATGGTTGTCTACAACTTCTCATTGGTGGCACTCTCCCTCTACATTGTCTATGAG TTCCTGATGTCTGGCTGGCTGAGTAGCTACACCTGGCGCTGTGACCCTGTGGACTTTTCCAACAATCCAGAGGCACTGAGG ATGGTTCGAGTAGCCTGGCTCTTCCTCTTCTCCAAGTTCATTGAGCTGATGGACACG GTGATCTTTATTCTCCGGAAAAAAGATGGACAAGTGACCTTCCTCCATGTCTTCCACCACTCAGTGCTTCCCTGGAGCTGGTGGTGGGGAGTAAGAATTGCCCCAG GAGGAATGGGCTCTTTCCATGCCATGATCAACTCCTCTGTGCATGTCATCATGTATCTATATTATGGATTGTCTGCCCTTGGCCCTAAGGCTCAGCCCTACCTTTGGTGGAAAAAGCATATGACAGCCATTCAGCTG ATCCAGTTTGTCCTGGTCTCGCTGCACATCTCCCAGTACTACTTCATGCCCAGCTGCAACTACCAGTATCCAGTCATCATCCACCTCATCTGGATGTATGGCACCATCTTCTTTGTGCTTTTCTCCAACTTCTGGTATCATTCTTACACCAAAGGCAAACGGCTGCCCCGTGCAGTTCAGCAAAATGGAGCTCCAGGTACTGCCAAAGTCAAGGCCAACTGA
- the ELOVL1 gene encoding very long chain fatty acid elongase 1 isoform X2, with the protein MEAVMNVFQEMVKLGDPRILGYPLMGSPLLMTSILLTYVYFVLSLGPRIMANRKPFQLRGFMVVYNFSLVALSLYIVYEFLMSGWLSSYTWRCDPVDFSNNPEALRMVRVAWLFLFSKFIELMDTVIFILRKKDGQVTFLHVFHHSVLPWSWWWGVRIAPGGMGSFHAMINSSVHVIMYLYYGLSALGPKAQPYLWWKKHMTAIQLIQFVLVSLHISQYYFMPSCNYQYPVIIHLIWMYGTIFFVLFSNFWYHSYTKGKRLPRAVQQNGAPGTAKVKAN; encoded by the exons ATGGAGGCTGTTATGAATGTGTTCCAGGAGATGGTGAAGCTTGGAG ATCCCCGGATACTGGGCTACCCTTTGATGGGGTCCCCTTTGCTAATGACCTCCATTCTTCTGACTTATGTGTACTTCGTTCTCTCACTTGGGCCTCGAATCATGGCCAATCGGAAGCCCTTCCAGCTGCGTGGCTTCATGGTTGTCTACAACTTCTCATTGGTGGCACTCTCCCTCTACATTGTCTATGAG TTCCTGATGTCTGGCTGGCTGAGTAGCTACACCTGGCGCTGTGACCCTGTGGACTTTTCCAACAATCCAGAGGCACTGAGG ATGGTTCGAGTAGCCTGGCTCTTCCTCTTCTCCAAGTTCATTGAGCTGATGGACACG GTGATCTTTATTCTCCGGAAAAAAGATGGACAAGTGACCTTCCTCCATGTCTTCCACCACTCAGTGCTTCCCTGGAGCTGGTGGTGGGGAGTAAGAATTGCCCCAG GAGGAATGGGCTCTTTCCATGCCATGATCAACTCCTCTGTGCATGTCATCATGTATCTATATTATGGATTGTCTGCCCTTGGCCCTAAGGCTCAGCCCTACCTTTGGTGGAAAAAGCATATGACAGCCATTCAGCTG ATCCAGTTTGTCCTGGTCTCGCTGCACATCTCCCAGTACTACTTCATGCCCAGCTGCAACTACCAGTATCCAGTCATCATCCACCTCATCTGGATGTATGGCACCATCTTCTTTGTGCTTTTCTCCAACTTCTGGTATCATTCTTACACCAAAGGCAAACGGCTGCCCCGTGCAGTTCAGCAAAATGGAGCTCCAGGTACTGCCAAAGTCAAGGCCAACTGA
- the CDC20 gene encoding cell division cycle protein 20 homolog produces the protein MAQFVFDSDLHSLLQLDTPIPNAPPARWQRKAKEASGPALSPMRAANRSHSTGRTPGRTPGKSSSKVQTTPSKPGGDRYIPHRSASQMEVASFLLSKENHPENSQTPTKKEHQKAWALNLNGFDVEEAKILRLSGKPQRVPEGYQNRLKVLYSQKATPGSSRKTCRYIPSLPDRILDAPEIRNDYYLNLVDWSSGNVLAVALDNSVYLWSASTGDILQLLQMEQPGDYISSVSWIKEGNYLAVGTSSAEVQLWDVQQQKRLRNMTSHSARVGSLCWNSYILSSGSRSGHIHHHDVRVAEHHVATLNGHSQEVCGLRWSPDGRHLASGGNDNLVNVWPSGPGEGGWVPLQTFTQHQGAVKAVVWCPWQSNILATGGGTSDRHIRIWNVCSGACLNAVDAHSQVCSILWSSHYKELISGHGFAQNQLVIWKYPTMAKVAELKGHTARVLSLTMSPDGATVASAAADETLRLWRCFELDPARRREREKASAAKSSLIHQGIR, from the exons ATGGCGCAGTTTGTGTTCGATAGTGACCTGCACTCGCTGCTGCAGCTGGACACACCCATCCCCAATGCACCCCCTGCGCGCTGGCAGCGCAAAGCTAAAGAAGCCTCGGGGCCGGCTCTGTCACCCATGCGGGCAGCCAATCGATCCCACAGCACCGGCAGGACCCCGGGCCGAACTCCTG GCAAATCCAGCTCCAAGGTTCAGACCACTCCCAGCAAACCTGGCGGTGATCGCTATATTCCCCATCGCAGTGCTTCCCAGATGGAAGTGGCTAGCTTCCTCCTGAGCAAGGAGAACCACCCCGAAAACAGCCAGACGCCCACCAAGAAG GAGCATCAGAAAGCCTGGGCTTTGAACCTGAACGGTTTTGATGTAGAGGAAGCCAAGATCCTGCGGCTCAGTGGAAAACCACAAAGAGTTCCAGAGG GTTACCAGAACAGACTGAAAGTACTCTATAGCCAGAAGGCCACACCTGGCTCCAGCCGGAAGACCTGCCGTTACATTCCTTCCCTGCCAGACCGGATCCTGGATGCCCCTGAAATCCGGAATGACTATT ACCTGAACCTGGTAGATTGGAGCTCGGGGAATGTACTGGCTGTGGCATTAGACAACAGTGTGTACTTGTGGAGTGCTAGCACTGGTGACATCCTGCAGCTGCTGCAGATGGAGCAGCCTGGGGACTATATCTCTTCGGTGTCCTGGATCAAAGAGGGCAACTACCTGGCTGTGGGCACCAGCAGTGCTGAGGTGCAG ctatgGGATGTACAACAGCAGAAGCGGCTTCGGAACATGACCAGTCATTCTGCCCGAGTGGGCTCCCTGTGTTGGAATAGCTATATCCTATCCAG TGGCTCCCGCTCTGGTCACATCCACCACCACGATGTTCGGGTAGCAGAACACCATGTAGCCACACTGAATGGTCACAGTCAGGAAGTGTGTGGGCTGCGCTGGTCCCCAGATGGACGACATTTGGCCAGTGGTGGCAACGATAACTTGGTCAATGTGTGGCCTAGTGGTCCTGGAGAGGGGGGCTGGGTTCCCCTGCAGACATTCACCCAGCATCAAGGGGCTGTCAAG GCTGTAGTTTGGTGTCCCTGGCAGTCCAATATCCTGGCAACTGGAGGGGGCACCAGTGATCGACACATTCGCATCTGGAACGTCTGCTCTGGGGCCTGTTTGAATGCTGTGGATGCCCACTCCCAG GTGTGCTCCATCCTCTGGTCTTCCCACTACAAGGAACTCATCTCAGGCCATGGCTTTGCCCAGAACCAGCTGGTTATTTGGAAGTACCCAACCATGGCCAAGGTGGCTGAACTCAAAG GTCATACAGCCCGGGTCCTAAGTCTGACCATGAGTCCAGATGGGGCCACGGTGGCATCAGCAGCAGCAGATGAGACCCTACGGCTATGGCGCTGCTTTGAGTTGGACCCTGCACGGCGGCGGGAGCGGGAGAAGGCCAGTGCAGCCAAAAGCAGCCTCATCCATCAAGGCATCCGTTGA